In the genome of Leptospiraceae bacterium, the window TATCAGCTCCGTCTGGATTTGATTTATAATGTAAAATTTGCGCTAGTTCGTTAGTGGAGAGAAGGACGAGTGATCCTTTACTCAGGTGACTCTTTGCAGCGAGAGATTTTTGAATATCACTAATAAATTTTTCTGCAATGCGAGGGGCGAAGTGAGTTCCCGTGTAGGTTTCGATTATTTGGATTGATTCCTCTGGCGAAAAAGCGGGTTTATAAGATCTAACTGTGGTTAATGCATCGTAAACGTCTGCAAGTGCAACTATTACTGAGTAGTCATCAAGTTTGTCACCCGAAATGCCAAGAGGATAACCTTTGCCATCAAATCTTTCATGGTGTTCATACGCCATATTCACAATTCTATAATTCCTACATTGATTGAATGACAAAAAGTATAATCATCATGATTTTTAATATCCAAAAGATTTATGAGTGCTGATGGGTTACTCTTGATTTGCTCGTAAATAGCGAATATAGAATGTTTGCAGGAATTAAAGTCGATTGACTCATTTCCGTTGAGTAAGTTAGACGTAATATTTCGAAAACTAATAATTGAATTTTTTACAACTTCTTTTGTGATTCCTCCATAATGAAATCCATCTACAATTTTTTCTAAAAATTCGTCTTCTCGTTTTTCGCTGTCTGTAATTTTCGTATTTTCTTTTAAGGGAAAGTATTCAACTATTTGTATTTTCTCTACTTTTAGTTTTCGCAAAATATCTTTTGTAAATACAGTTCTATTTGGGAAAAGGATTGTTCCATCTTCTCTGGTGACTTTTCCATCTAAAATCGTTCCCGCTTTTAATTTATCTAACTGTATTTTCATATAAGAGGATTTTTTTGCCACAGAGGCACAGAGGCACAGAGTTTTTTTATGACTACTGGATTAGATTTAAATTTCATTTGCATTTTTAAATTTTGATAAAGTATTTGGTCTTTTGTATTTTTATAAATACTGAAGTAAAAACCACCTCACACCACTCTCTGTGTCTCCGTGCCTCTGTGGCAAAGAAGCTTGTTTTTTTATGACTACTGGATTAGATTTAAATTTCATTCGCATTTTTTAATTTTGAAAAAGTTTTGGTCTTTTGTATTTTTATAAATACTGAAGTAAAAACCACCTCACACCACTCTCTGTGTCTCCGTGCCTCTGTGGCAAAGAAGCTTTTCTTTCTTTCGCAGTATATCAACTTAACGAACATGATTTAAAAAACAAGGATTTTTTATCTTCATAATCTATCAAATCGGTTGACTTTAAAGCTACATCAAAAAAGGTGATATTTCTGGCTATTATTAGCTTAAGAGAAGGACAATTTTGCCCTCTTAGCTCAGCGGTAGAGCACCTCCATGGTAAGGAGGGGGTCGCCAGTTCAAGCCTGGCAGAGGGCTGGATAGCCCGATTTTAGGCCTGTAGTTTAATGGTAGAACTAGGATCTCCAAAGTCCTTGGTGGGAGTTCGATTCTCTCCGGGCCTGCCAAATGGCAAGAAAAGTGTAGAGTAATTATATATGAAAGCAATAACATTTTTACAAGAGTGTAGAGCAGAACTACAAAAAGTCCAGTGGCCTTCTAGAGAAGAAGTTATCAACTCTACAATGGTTGTTTTAGGAACAGTGATAGTATTTTCCCTGTTTTTGTTTGTATCTGACTCTCTATTTGTAAGACTCCTCAAGTGGTTTTGGAGTCTTTCGGGTTAATAGGTTTAGAAATTATGGCAATTAAGTGGTACGCATTACAAGTTTATTCTGGTCATGAAAACAAAGTCAAGACCAACATTGAGAAGATGGTAGCTCAGCATTCGTTAGAGGAAAAAATCACTCAGATTAAAATTCCTACTATGGAAGTTGCTGAGATGCGCAATGGCAAAAAAACCATCACCAAGAAAAAACTTATGCCTGGATATGTATTGATTGAAATGGATATGGATCCAGATACCCAGTTTAGAGTGCAGAACCTTCCCTCTGTTTCTACTTTTGTAGGAAACAAGGTTCCAGAACCTCTGACGTTGGAAGAGATCAAAAATCTCTTTAACGAAATGGGTGATGTGAAATCAGAGGAAACTACGAAACCACGCCTTCTTTTCAATGTAGGTGAGACCCTGAAGATTGTAGACGGTCCGTTTGCAAATTTCAGTGGAATAGTAGACGAGATTTTTCCAGACAAGGGAAGGCTTCGTGTTAAGGTAGAGATATTCGGACGCTCTACCCCAGTAGAATTGGATTTTTTACAAGTAGGAAAAAGTTAAATTATTTTAAGTAAGGATTTCTATTAAAATGGCAGCTAAAAAATTTGTTAAACAGATAAAATTACAAGTAGAAGCAGGGAAAGCAAATCCTGCGCCTCCAGTTGGACCTGCTCTTGGTCAAGCTGGTCTCAATATCATGGAATTTTGTAAACAATTCAATGAGAAAACTAAAACACAGATTGGCATGAAACTCCCAGTTGTAATAAGTGTATTTAGCGATAAAAGTTTTACATTCGTAACCAAATCTCCACCAGCTGCACTCCTTGTGAAAAAAGCCATTGGAATTGAATCTGGCTCTGGAACTCCTCATGTTACCAAAGTAGGGACAATTACAAGAAAACAATTGGAAGAAATTGCGAAAACGAAGCAAGCTGATTTAAATGCTAACGATTTAGATGCAGCGGTAAATATCATTGCAGGAACATGCCGATCAATGGGCGTGACTGTCGCAGGTTAATTTAAAAGAAGGTAATTATGAAACGCGGTAAAAAATACAAAGCACTAAAAGATAAAGTAAATAGAGAAAAATTATACAACCTAGCTGATGCAATCGCTTTAGCCAAAGAAACATCTTATACAAAATTTGATGGATCAATTGAAATTGCTACGCAAGTAAATTACAAAAGTTTACAGAATATTCGTGGAACGGTTTCGCTTCCACATGGAACCGGAAAAACAGTTCGTGTTCTTGTATTCTGCAAAGGTGACAAACAAACCGAAGCAAAAAATGCTGGTGCTGAGTTTGTAGGTGATATGGATTTAATTGCAAAAGTAGCTGGCGGTTGGACTGATTTTGATGCTTGTGTGGCTACTCCAGACATGATGAAGGAAGTTGGTAAACTTGGACCAGTTCTTGGACGTAAAGGACTAATGCCAAAACCAAAAGCTGGAACTGTTACAAATGACGTTTCTAAGGCAGTAACCGAACTTAAAAGTGGGAAAGTAGAATACCGTCCAGACAAAGGTGGAGTAATTCACCTAGGTGTTGGAAAGGTATCTTTTGACAAACAAAAGTTAGTTGAGAATATCACAACTGTAGTCACTACTTTATTCAAAGACAGACCATCCGATGCAAAAGGTGATTACCTTAAGAATTTTGCAGTGAGTGCAACTATGGGTATTGGTGTAAAAGTAGATGCTAAAGAATTAGCAAATTCTGTGAATTAATTATAGAGAGACAAAGATACTATGGCAAATCAAGAAAACATCGCAGCAGTAGCTGAATTAAAATCTAAACTAGAAGCGAAACCAAATTTTATTTTAGCGGCATACAGTGGTTTAACTGTAAAAAATATGACTGACTTAAGAGCTAACCTAAGAAAAGAAGGCTCAGAAATGAAAGTTCTTAAAAACAACTTGTTTTTGAGAGCATTGAAAGAGTCAAAAAATCACAGTTCCCAAAATGTTGATTTTGGAGCAGAATACAAAGGTCCTCTAGCGGCTATTTTTTCTTCCGATAATTTACCAACAGTTGCTAAGATATGCAAAGATTTTGCAAAAGCAAATGAAAAGTTAGTTATGAAGGGTGGCTTTTTTGATGGAGCAGTTCTAGATACAAAGGGTGTAGAAGGTATCGCGGGACTTCCATCCAGAGAAGAACTCTTAACTCAAATCGCATTCGGAATGAATAATGTAATGTCTACTCTCGCAAGAGCAATCAATGCTGTGGCTGAGAAAAACGCAGGTGGAGCAGTAGAAGCGCCGGCAGCCGAGTAATAAATACTTGTAGGTGCCGCATATATGCGGCTAATACAGATTAAACGTTTAGTATAACAATTTTTTAAAGACGACACAAGGAGAAAACATGTCAACAGAAAGTTTATTAGAGCAAATCGGAAATCTTACTTTAGTTCAGGCGGCTGAACTAGTAAAAGCTATGGAAGCTAAGTTTGGTATCTCTGCTGCAGCACCAGTTATGGTTGCGGGCGGAGGCGGGGGAGGAGCTCCTGTTGCAGAAGAACCAACTGAAGTAAGTGTTATTTTAAAAGCACATGGTGATAAAAAAATCGACGTGATCAAAGCGGTTCGAGAAATTACCGGTCTTGGTTTGAAAGAAGCTAAAGACCTAGTAGAAGCTGGAAATAAACCTGTTAAAGAAGGAATTTCTCCAGACGAAGCTAATACAATCAAAAAGAAATTAGAAGAAGTTGGAGCACAAGTAGAAATTAAAAAGTAATTTCTACTTTGCAGTTTTTTCGAGAGACTCGTTAAAAGTTTTTAGAAAATTACGTTTCCAGAATCAAAAAAGAGTAGCTTTGCTACTCTATACTATTTTGGAAACCAACTTTTATAAAGTCTCATTTTGAGGATATATCCGTTCAGTGTCTAATGTAGCTAAGCTGCATTAGTTTTTGAATTTATTATATCTTGTTTTATATTTCTTATTTAGCCGAAAGGCTTACACTCCAGGAGTTTAAATTTTAATGATTACTCATAATGAACGCAAAAGGGTAAACTTTGGTAAAATTACGAATCTTGACTTTCTTCCTAATTTAATTCAAATTCAAAAGAAATCTTTTGATTGGTTTTTGCAAGCTGATATAAAAGACCCGACCAAACGTAAAAATCAGGGCCTGGAGGCAGTGTTTCAAGAAACCTTTCCTATCGAAAGCCCTAATGGGGATGTGATTATGGAATATAGTCACTATATTCTAGGGGAAAGACGAAGGGATCAACAAGAATGTAAAGATACCGATTCTAGTTACGCATTACCTTTAAAATCCGTTATACGTCTTATTATTAAAGAAACTGGTGAGATTAGAGAGCAAGTTGTTTATATGGGTGACTTGCCTATTATGACCGAACAAGGAACCTTTATTATCAATGGAGCTGAACGTGTAGTTGTAAGCCAATTGCATAGATCTCCAGGTATTTTCTTTGCTTATGATCAAATCAAATCTAGTTACTCGGCACGTGTAATTCCTTACCGAGGATCTTGGTTGGAATTCGAAATCGACAATAAAGGGATTCTAGTTGCAAAAATTGACCGTAAGAAAAAATTTCCAGCAACCCTTCTTTTAAAAGCACTTAAAGTCGGTTTAAATGAAGATGTTCTAAGATTATTTTACACATCTTCAAAAGTTAAAATTTATGGAGCTTCTCCGAAAGAGCTAAAAAAAGTTATCGGTAGAAGAACTATTTCTGACATTATCAACTTCGAAAACGGGGAAGTAATGTTAGAAGCTGGATCTAAAATCAATGAGGATAATATTGATATTCTCAAAGAAATGAAAGTCAAGGAAGTCAATGTTATTGATTTCCCAAATGGAAAAGATAATTCAATCATCATCAACTGCCTAGAAAAAGATGGTGTAAACGACTACGAAGAAGCAATCAAGAAATTACATATGATTATGCGTCCGGGGTGAACCTTCTACTGTTGAAAATGCAGAGGCGGAATTGAAAAGACTTTTCTTTTCTCCAAAAAACATTTGATTTAGGAAAAGTAGGGCGTTATAAAATCAACAGTAAATTTGAATTCCATAAACCAAAAGAATTCACAAACTGCGATAATCGAACACTTCGTCCAGAAGACATTATGGAAACAGTGCGTTACTTAGTAATGCTCATGTCGGAAGTAGAAAACTATTACCATGACGATATAGACCATTTAGGAAATAGGCGCGTTCGTTCTGTAGGTGAATTATTATCTAACCAATTAAAACTTGGTTTTTCTCGTGTAGAGAGAGTTATTAAAGAAAGAATGACAGTTCAAGAAATTGAACAACAAACGCCACAGCTTTTAATTTCTATTAAACCAGTAACTGCGGTTGTAAATGAATTTTTTGGTTCATCTCAATTATCTCAGTTCATGGATCAAACAAATCCACTTGCAGAATTAACTCATAAGAGAAGATTAAATGCGTTAGGTCCTGGAGGACTTTCTCGCGATAGAGCTGGTTTCGAAGTGCGTGACGTTCATTATAGCCATTATGGAAGAATGTGTCCAATTGAAACACCGGAAGGTCCGAACATTGGTTTGATTCTTTCTATGTCTTCTTATGCAAGAGTGAATGATTATGGGTTTTTGGAAACACCATATAAAACTGTGAAAGCAGGAAAAGTTCAAAAACAAATTGAGTTTTTAACTGCTGATAAAGAAGAATATCATTATATTGCGCAAGCATCTGCATCGATAGACGACAAAGGTGATTTTAAAAGTAAGTTAATTTCGACTCGTCACCGTTCAGACTTCCCTTTCAGAAATCCAAATGAAATTCAATACATGGATTTGGCTCCTATGCAAGTGGTTTCTGTATCCACTGCATTAATTCCATTCTTAGAGCATGATGATGCGAACCGTGCACTCATGGGATCTAACATGCAACGTCAAGCTGTCCTCTTATGGTAGAGCAGGCGCCATATGTAGGAACTGGTATGGAAGGAAGAGCTGCTTATGATTCTAGAATCTGCGTAGTCTCTAAAAAAGCCAGGGATCGTTACAAAAGTCGATTCTAAAGGAATTACAGTAAGAGAAGAAGGAACAAAAGAGCCAGTTTATTATCCTCTGATAAAATACAAAAAAACGAACCAAGGTACTTGTTTCAACCAAAGACCAATCGTTTCCGTATTAATGGCAGAGAATGACGGAAAAATTCTTAAAATTTCAAAAGAAAAACTCGAAGTGGAATATGGATCCGAAAAAGTAGCGTATTCTCTACAAGAAGGAACAAAAGAGTTTGCTCCACTTGTGAAAGAAGGTGCGACAGTCGCTAAAGGTGATACACTTGCAGGTCAAATAATCGAAGGCGAAAAAAATAGACGATATGGGAAATATTCTCACTAAGGGAACTATTCTCGCTGACGGTCCTGCTATAGATAATGGATATCTTGCTCTTGGAAAAAACGTTCTTGTGGGATTTATGCCATGGGAAGGTTACAACTTTGAGGATGCTATTATTATTAGTGAAAAAATTGTTAAACACGATATATTTACATCTATTCACATTGAAGAATTTGAAATCCAAGCAAGAGAAACTAAACTCGGGCAAGAACAAATTACTCGTGATATTCCAAATCTTTCTGATAAAGCATTTCGCGATTTGGATGAAACAGGCGTTATCCGCATTGGTGCTGAAGTAAAAGCTGGAGATATTCTTGTTGGTATGGTTACTCCAAAGGGAGAGACAGACTTAACTCCTGAATACAAACTTTTACATTCTATCTTTGGAGAAAAAGCGAAAGAAGTAAGAGATTCTTCTTTAAGACTCCCAAATGGAAATGAAGGTACTGTAATCGATATTAAACGCTATTATAGAGAGCGTGGAGATGATTTAGCTGCAGGTGTTGAAGAACTTGTAAAAGTATACATTGCACGTAAACGTAAACTTTTAGTTGGTGATAAAATGGCTGGTCGTCACGGAAACAAAGGGGTTGTAGCACGCGTAACGGCAGAAGAAGACATGCCGTACATGAAAGACGGAACTCCGTTAGATATCGTTCTTAATCCGCTCGGGGTTCCATCTCGTATGAACTTGGGTCAGATTTTTGAAACACAATTAGGTTTTATCGCAGACAAACTTGGAATCAATTTTGAAACTCCAGTCTTTGATGGTGCGAATGAAGGGGATATAGAAGAGTATGCGAAACAAGCAGGAACTCCTTCTAATTCTAAATTTCAATTGTATGATGGAAGAACTGGTGAGCCTTTCTTAAATGAAGTATTCTGTGGACATATTTATATGTTGAAGTTAGCTCACTTGGTCGATGACAAGATACATGCTAGATCAACTGGACCTTATTCTCTTGTTACACAACAACCTCTCGGCGGTAAAGCGCAGTTTGGTGGGCAGAGACTAGGGGAGATGGAAGTTTGGGCCCTTGAAGCATATGGTGCTTCTCACACTCTCCAAGAATTACTCACGATTAAATCTGATGACATGCTTGGGCGTGCTCGTATTTACGAAGCAATCGTGAAAGGTATCAATTCTATTCGTCCTGGAATTCCTGAATCGTTTAACGTTTTGGTTCAAGAGTTACGAGGTTTGGCTTTGGATATTATCATTACAGACACAGAGGGATCCACAGTGGATATCGCTGATTATGAAGATGAGTATTCCAGAAATAAAAAGAAAATTAAAATTGAATCCATAGAGAATATCTACGAGGCAACGACTGAATGAAAAATTATACAAGCTTTGACTCAATAACTATTAAAATCGCTTCTCCTGAAAGAATTAAAGAATGGTCTTACGGAGAAGTAAAAACCAGAAACAATCAATTATAAACTTTAAACCAGAGAGAGAAGGTCTTTTTTGTGAAAAGATTTTCGGAACAACAAAAGATTGGGAATGTTACTGCGGTAAATTCAAATCTATCCGTTACAAAGGTGTGATTTGTGATAAGTGTGGAGTGGAAGTAACACACTCTAAAGTTAGAAGAGAGAATGGGGCATATTGAATTAGCCGCTCCCGTATCTCATATCTGGTATTATCGTTCTGTTCCGTCTCGTATGGGACTTCTTCTCGATATGACTATGAACGATCTCAAAACAATTCTTTATTTTGAAAAATATGTAATCATTGATCCTGCTGATTCAGGAAGACCAAAAGGCGAACTTTTAGACGAAGATGAATACCACTCTTATCTCGATGAATACGGTGATAAATTTATCGCTGGTATCGGTGGGGATGCAATCAAAGAACTTTTGGCTCGTATTGATGTAGATGCGGAAGCCCGTGTTATCCGCCAAAAAATTCAAGAGAAAAAAGTTACTGATAAACGTTTAATCAAACGTCTTGAAGTGTTAGAAGCCTTCCGTGATTCAGGAAACCGTCCTGAATGGATGGTGTTTGATAACGTTCCTGTGATTCCACCAGAACTTCGTCCAATGGTTCAATTAGATGGAGGTAGATTTGCGACTTCTGATTTAAATGATTTATATAGAAGAGTAATTAACCGTAACAATCGTTTAAAAAGACTTTTAGCTTTAAAAGCACCTGAAATTATTGTACGGAATGAAAAACGTATGCTACAGGAAGCTGTAGATGCGTTATTCGACAACTCTCGCCGCAAAAGAACAGTAAAAGGAAAAGGAAATCGACCTCTTAAGTCTATCTCTGATATGCTCAAAGGGAAACAAGGACGATTTAGACAAAACCTTCTTGGTAAACGGGTAGATTATTCTGGTCGTTCTGTAATCGTTGTTGGTCCTGAACTCAAATTCCACCAAATGGGTCTTCCTAAAAAAAATGGCTCTCGAACTATTCAAACCATTTATCATGAAACGACTTGTAGATTTAGAACTTGCGCCTAACATAAAGTCTGCAAGAAAAAGTAGAAGCAGAAGACAAGGATGTATTCGAAGCATTAGAAACAGTAGTAAGAGAACATCCAGTTCTTTAAACCGTGCTCCTACTTTTCATAGACTCGGTATTCAAGCATTTCTTCCAATCTTAGTAGAAGGAAAGGCAATCAAATTCCACCCGCTCGTATGTCATGCGTTTAACGCTGACTTCGACGGGGATCAAATGGCGATTCACGTTCCATTTTCTCCAAAAGCACAGCTTGAAGTTTGGATGTTGATGCTATCACCGCATAATATCCTAAATCCTGCAAATGGTCATCCAATCTGCGGACCAACTCAAGATATCGTCTTAGGGATATACTATTTAACCTCTGAAATAACAAATGGAAAGGGTGAGGGAAATTTCTTCACTTTAGAAGAAATAGAATATGCAGTTGATGGAGGTTGGTTAGATTTAAGAGCAAAATATCTGTACTTTATAAGGAAAAATCATAGAAACCACTCCAGGAAGTATGATCTTTAATACAGCAATTCCAAAAGGGTACAACTTTGTGAACCGCGCATTAGGTGATAAAGAAACCAACAAAATCATTGCTGATGTATATGATAAATTTGGTCCTGGTGCAACTGTTGTTATGCTGGACGAGATTAAGAAATTAGGATACCGTTATGCGACTATCTTTGCTCCAACAATTTCTATTGAAGATATTCGTGTATCTCCTCAAAAACAATCTTGTTACCGATGCAAACAAAGAAGTAGAAAAGCAGATAATGAATACCGAAAAGGTATTATCACCAATGAAGAACGAAAGAAAAAGTAATCGAGATTTGGACAAAAACCAATGATGTAATCACTGATGGTATGTTCAAAGAACTCGAAAAAGACAAAGATGGTTTCAATCCGGTCTATGTAATGGCGGCTTCAGGAGCAAGAGGATCTAAACAACAGATTCGTCAGTTGGCGGGAATGCGGGGTCTAATGGCGAA includes:
- the rplL gene encoding 50S ribosomal protein L7/L12; protein product: MSTESLLEQIGNLTLVQAAELVKAMEAKFGISAAAPVMVAGGGGGGAPVAEEPTEVSVILKAHGDKKIDVIKAVREITGLGLKEAKDLVEAGNKPVKEGISPDEANTIKKKLEEVGAQVEIKK
- a CDS encoding 50S ribosomal protein L1 → MKRGKKYKALKDKVNREKLYNLADAIALAKETSYTKFDGSIEIATQVNYKSLQNIRGTVSLPHGTGKTVRVLVFCKGDKQTEAKNAGAEFVGDMDLIAKVAGGWTDFDACVATPDMMKEVGKLGPVLGRKGLMPKPKAGTVTNDVSKAVTELKSGKVEYRPDKGGVIHLGVGKVSFDKQKLVENITTVVTTLFKDRPSDAKGDYLKNFAVSATMGIGVKVDAKELANSVN
- the secE gene encoding preprotein translocase subunit SecE, coding for MKAITFLQECRAELQKVQWPSREEVINSTMVVLGTVIVFSLFLFVSDSLFVRLLKWFWSLSG
- a CDS encoding 50S ribosomal protein L10, which gives rise to MANQENIAAVAELKSKLEAKPNFILAAYSGLTVKNMTDLRANLRKEGSEMKVLKNNLFLRALKESKNHSSQNVDFGAEYKGPLAAIFSSDNLPTVAKICKDFAKANEKLVMKGGFFDGAVLDTKGVEGIAGLPSREELLTQIAFGMNNVMSTLARAINAVAEKNAGGAVEAPAAE
- the nusG gene encoding transcription termination/antitermination factor NusG, whose protein sequence is MMAIKWYALQVYSGHENKVKTNIEKMVAQHSLEEKITQIKIPTMEVAEMRNGKKTITKKKLMPGYVLIEMDMDPDTQFRVQNLPSVSTFVGNKVPEPLTLEEIKNLFNEMGDVKSEETTKPRLLFNVGETLKIVDGPFANFSGIVDEIFPDKGRLRVKVEIFGRSTPVELDFLQVGKS
- the rplK gene encoding 50S ribosomal protein L11, whose amino-acid sequence is MAAKKFVKQIKLQVEAGKANPAPPVGPALGQAGLNIMEFCKQFNEKTKTQIGMKLPVVISVFSDKSFTFVTKSPPAALLVKKAIGIESGSGTPHVTKVGTITRKQLEEIAKTKQADLNANDLDAAVNIIAGTCRSMGVTVAG